ATGTTTAAGAGTTCTTCCCTGGTATAACCGTAAAATGTGCAAGCGGCGGGGTTGGCGTCAACGATTCTGCCGTATATTGGCTCGATCAGAAGCATGACGGCGGTATGTCCGTTGAACATGGCCTGCAGGCGATGTAACAACTCTTCTCTTTCCTTTTCTACTTTCTTCTGTAACGTTATGTCCTTGCTGGAGCCGACAATGTATTTGACTCTATCCTTTTCGATAACCGGCGTAAGACTGGTGAGCCAAACTCTTTCTCCTGCTGGGAGATTCAAAGTTTCCTCATAAGTTATTGTCTCCCCGCTTTCCAGACATTTCCGGTAGTTGGCTTCAATGACTTTTCCTAATTCCGCGCCTAAAAGTTCAACCGGCGTTTTGTCTCTGAGCATGTCCAGAGAAATGCCGGTCAATTCCTGATGAGCAGAGTTATTGCGCAGGTACCTGAATTCTCCGTTTTCGGCCTTGATGAGAAAGATCGCATCATGGGTTCCGTTAAAAACTTTTTCCATTTCCAGGGTGAGTTCGCCAATGGTTTTCTGCTGTTTTTCCAGGATTTTTATCTTTTCCATTTCTGCGGTGATTTCTTGAATATAGGTTGCAAAATAACCTTGCTCCCAGGAAAAAGCGGTTACTTTGTACCATCTCCCAAGCGGCCCGGAGTATTGGGTAAATTCTTCCCTTCCGCCATTTAAGGCGATTTGGCCGTAAAATTTTATCCAGTCAAAAGAATCTTCTTTGATGCCAGGTATGACTTCCGTCACTTTTTCCCCCAAGATCTTTTCTTTTTTTAGCCCGGTCATTTCTTCAAAAGCAGGGTTGACATCAAGAAAAATATAGTCTTCCGGAATCCCTTCTGCGCTTAAAACCAGTTTGTGGTAAGCATAGCCAAAGGGCGCCTGGCGCAAAATTTCCCGCATAATATTTTCTTCCATACTGTTTCTCCCTCCCCGCTTAAAAGTTGTTTATGCCGGATAATTTCATGCCCTGGTTTTCAGACTGCAATTTCCCCCGCCTTTACTTCTTGTTCTTCCGCCAGAATGGCGGCAGGTTCCAAAAGGATAATGATTTCTTCTCCCTTTTTGGCTAAACCGGCTATGTATTTGTGTTCAACAGTTGTCATTTGCGGCGGTTCTATCTGGTCATCACCGATTTTTGTTACCTGGGATACGGCATCAACCAAAAGCCCGGCTTTTTGCTCAGAAAGATTTAGGACAATAATCCTGCTTTCACCTGTAACCTCACTGTTTCCCAGGTTAAATTTTCTTCTGAGGTCGATTACAGGGATGATGTTCCCCCGCAGATTTATTATGCCTTGCATGTATGAAGACATATTGGGTATTCTTGTAGGCGCTTCATATCTTGTAATTTCCTGGATGCTTAAAATGTCAAGGCCATAGTATTCGCTGCCCAGTACAAAAACAACATATTGTTTCTCCGCCATTTCTTTTCCCCCTCTCTATGTTTTTTAGTTTTTCTGTGTACTCATTTCGACCAGCAGACTTTTTTAATTTATTTAAGCAAAAATCAAAAGGCCTATTTTACACAGCTGAACATTACATATTTTTCCAGCTAATGAAAACAGACCTTGCTTAGCTTCACAATTATTGCTTGTCAATGTAAATAAAACGGTATATCTCCATATTTTGGGAATTAATACAGATATTACCCCCCTCTATTGGGAACATGTGTTCTGTCTTTTATGCACTCAGTCTTTTTCATTTTAAACGAGTCCCTCCTTTGGGTCTTATGCTCCGCCAAATCCACTGTCAATGCCGTATTTTCCACCATACAGACACAATTTCGTCTAATCAAGCTATTTTAATACACAAAAAGCCTCGTGCACTAAGCGCATAGAGGCTTTCATGCAACCGGCTGCCGTAGAATTAGCTTGCTCCTTAGGCCCTTGGCTTTGCGTCCCTGCCTTTCGGCAGGTTTGCCATTGTAATGTCTATGTAAACTATGTTGTTGTAACAGCTACTCAGTTATATGGTAATATTATACTATTTTTTTTTTTTTTTTTTTCAACGGGTTTCTTCATTTTT
This region of Bacillota bacterium genomic DNA includes:
- a CDS encoding chemotaxis protein CheW gives rise to the protein MAEKQYVVFVLGSEYYGLDILSIQEITRYEAPTRIPNMSSYMQGIINLRGNIIPVIDLRRKFNLGNSEVTGESRIIVLNLSEQKAGLLVDAVSQVTKIGDDQIEPPQMTTVEHKYIAGLAKKGEEIIILLEPAAILAEEQEVKAGEIAV